Proteins encoded by one window of Gouania willdenowi chromosome 4, fGouWil2.1, whole genome shotgun sequence:
- the dph5 gene encoding diphthine methyl ester synthase: protein MLYLVGLGLGDAADITVKGLRAVQRCSRVYLEEYTSVLTVGKEALEEFYGKSLILADRELVEQRCDEILENADVSDVAFLVVGDPFGATTHSDLVLRAVHAGIPYTVIHNASIINAVGCCGLQLYNFGETVSMVFWTETWKPESFYDKISKNRRGGLHTLCLLDIKMKEQNIENMMRGKKIYEPPRFMTVPQAANQLLQIIQRRREEGEELGLTEDTVCVGVARLGSEEQVIRTAKLCQLESCDLGPPLHSLVVTGRLHPLEVDMLKTNAEPGALENLEMIDSSTYVS from the exons ATGCTGTACCTGGTCGGTCTGGGTCTGGGGGACGCAGCGGACATCACGGTGAAAGGTCTGCGGGCGGTGCAGCGCTGCTCCCGGGTTTACCTGGAGGAATACACGTCGGTGCTGACGGTGGGGAAGGAGGCGCTG GAGGAGTTCTATGGGAAGTCTCTGATCCTGGCCGACAGAGAGCTGGTGGAACAAAGATGTGATGAGATCCTGGAGAACGCTGATGTGTCTGACGTGGCCTTCCTGGTGGTGGGGGATCCCTTTGG AGCCACCACACACAGTGACCTGGTCCTCAGAGCAGTGCATGCTGGGATACCATACACAGTGATCCATAACGCCTCCATCATCAACGCCGTGGGCTGCTGCGGGCTGCAG ctgtaCAACTTTGGAGAAACGGTGTCGATGGTGTTTTGGACGGAAACGTGGAAACCTGAAAGTTTCTACGATAAGATCAGCAAGAATAGACGAGGAGGATTACACACACTGTGTCTActag ATATTAAAATGAAAGAGCAGAACATAGAGAACATGATGAG AGGGAAGAAGATCTACGAGCCACCGCGCTTCATGACCGTCCCACAGGCGGCCAATCAGCTGCTCCAGATCATTCAGAGAAGGAGGGAAGAAGGGGAGGAGCTAG GTCTGACGGAGGACACGGTGTGTGTGGGCGTGGCTAGGCTTGGCTCTGAGGAGCAGGTGATCAGAACGGCCAAGCTGTGTCAGCTGGAGTCATGTGACCTGGGCCCTCCGCTCCATTCGCTGGTGGTGACGGGAAGGCTCCACCCTTTGGAGGTGGACATGTTGAAGACCAACGCAGAACCAGGAGCTCTGGAGAACCTAGagatgattgacagctccacATACGTCTCATAA